A window from Hymenobacter psoromatis encodes these proteins:
- a CDS encoding replication initiation protein has protein sequence SRMFEVEDDKEYRQIWMFQQIRYLKGQGIIEIKLTENILPYLFELKDNFTSYTLAAALRLSSKYAKRIYQYCSQWKDLGETKKYDLQDFKKMLGLLDDKGNEKMKQIKELRERVLDIAVKQINEHTELHVSYKLEKRVRTFKNVVFTVKPQALAQTIPFDLVATAQDLPGVQQSHYNNAARILDELRITDPKHRQTILSSAAHVAEVNRYNHDLKTGKVKASSNPGGLLLVKLGLVAAKTAKAPTA, from the coding sequence GCTCCCGCATGTTTGAAGTAGAAGATGACAAAGAGTACCGGCAAATCTGGATGTTTCAACAGATTCGTTATCTAAAAGGACAAGGAATCATTGAAATAAAGCTGACAGAGAACATATTACCATACTTATTTGAACTCAAAGACAACTTCACCTCCTACACCCTAGCCGCTGCACTACGTCTTTCTAGCAAGTATGCTAAGCGTATCTACCAGTATTGCAGCCAGTGGAAAGACCTAGGCGAAACCAAGAAATATGACCTCCAAGATTTCAAAAAAATGCTCGGCTTGCTCGATGACAAGGGCAATGAGAAAATGAAGCAAATCAAAGAGTTAAGAGAAAGGGTGCTGGATATTGCTGTAAAACAAATCAACGAACACACCGAGCTGCACGTCAGCTACAAGCTCGAAAAGCGGGTAAGAACTTTCAAAAACGTCGTTTTCACGGTCAAGCCGCAAGCCCTGGCCCAAACCATCCCCTTCGACCTGGTAGCCACGGCTCAGGACTTGCCGGGCGTGCAGCAGAGCCACTACAACAACGCCGCCCGAATCCTCGACGAGTTGCGCATCACCGACCCCAAACACCGGCAAACCATCCTGAGCAGCGCCGCCCACGTCGCAGAGGTGAACCGCTACAACCACGACCTGAAAACGGGCAAGGTCAAGGCCTCCAGCAATCCTGGGGGGCTGCTACTGGTCAAGCTGGGCCTAGTCGCGGCCAAAACTGCCAAAGCTCCTACCGCCTAA